tcaaactttgtatttgagagataaaagtatttgccaatttggcgataccatggattatagcccatggtccgaggccgaaaaatgtcaaatttaggctccgaagaagttttggattgaaacacatcatttgaaaggtctctttctaagctttcagaaaattagaaaatTGTtaacattggatgaacggtactcaagttaatggctgttgaaagatgtcccccctccccaatttaatcaatggttcggggactctttcagctgctataacttgaattctgtggatccaatgtcaaaaattttatgattttctgaaagctcagaaaaatacctttcaaatggtgtcatcaaacttcgtatttgagagataaaagtatttgccaatttggcgataccatggattatagcccatggtccgaggccgaaaaatgtcaaatttaggctccgaagaagttttggattgaaacacatcatttgaaaggtctctttctaagctttcagaaaattagaaaatTGTtaacattggatgaacggtactcaagttaatggctgttgaaagatgtcccccctccccaatttaatcaatggttcggggactctttcagctgctataacttgaattctgtggatccaatgtcaaaaattttatgattttctgaaagctcagaaaaatacctttcaaatggtgtcatcaaacttcgtatttgagagataaaagtatttgccaatttggcgataccatggattatatatagcccatggtccgaggccgaaaatgtcaaatttaggctccgaagaagttttggattgaaacacatcatttgaaaggtctctttctaagctttcagaaaattagaaaatTGTtaacattggatgaacggtactcaagttaatggctgttgaaagatgtcccccctccccaatttaatcaatggttcggggactctttcagctgctataacttgaattctgtggatccaatgtcaaaaattttatgattttctgaaagctcagaaaaatacctttcaaatggtgtcatcaaacttcgtatttgagagataaaagtatttgccaatttggcgataccatggattatatatagcccatggtccgaggccgaaaatgtcaaatttaggctccgaagaagttttggattgaaacacatcatttgaaaggtctctttctaagctttcagaaaattagaaaatTATtaacattggatgaacggtactcaagttaatggctgttgaaagatgtcccccctccccaatttaatcaatgattcggggactctttcagctgctataacttgaattctatggatccaatgtcaaaatttttatgattttctgaaagctcagaaaaagatctttcaaatggtgtcatcaaacttcgtatttgagagataaaagtatttgccaatttggcgataccatggattatagcccatggtccgaggccaaaaaatgtcaaatttaggctccgaagaagttttagattgaaacacatcatttgttaggtctctttctaagcttttagaatTTTGACGTTTGATCTACgctactaaagttatggctgttttaAGAGGCTCTATTTAATTAATTGCAGGGTCAGACTCCTAGTTACGATGCCTCGGCTGAACACTCTGGCACCCACACTCCAAGGAAGCACACAGGTATgcacgcccccacacacacacactcctcataTACGCCCCTCACAGATCAGGACATGGGCTATGGTCCGTCAATGCTGGGGGCAAAGATGAAGGCTGGTGATGACCACGTCTTCCACCCACCAGCTCCACCTATCACACAAACTGACGGCTCAATGGAAGCACATCACGAGGTTGTACCACATGACAGCAACTTCATCATGGCCAAGCGTACCGACGATGGCTCCACCATTAggaaggtacgtgtgtgtgtattagtgTATACGCCccctcaccccacacaccctcacactcacGCCCCCTCAGATTGGCGAGACCACACTGAACCCTAATCAACATCAGAGGGAATATGATGGTCGCTATGACAAGTACATCATGACTGACTCAGAGTCTGATACAGACCTCCCGGAacatgtgggtgtggcttgtgcTGCTGAGTCAGTTGCTATTGTTGCCATTGGTTGCGTGGCCGGACTAAGAGGACTCGCCAAAATGAGGAAAGACGTACGTAGTGTGGAGATTGATTAGTCTCGGGTAGTGTGGAGATTGATTAGTCTCGGGTAGTGTGGAGATTAATTAGTCTCGGGTAGTGTGGAGATTAATTAGTCTCGGGTAGTGTGGAGATTAATTAGTCTCGGGTAGTGTGGAGATTAATTAATGATGATAATTTCTATTGTCTATAGAAACCATCCAAGGTGGTTGCCGCTAGTGATAAGCCGAGACTGTCCTCTGCGTGGGATGATACGTTAGATCGGGGGGGCAGTAAGGGACAACACGAGGGGTCCTCAACGGCGATAGACGACCCCCTGCTGAGAGGAATGAGCCCTGAGGAGTTCGCCAGTCACGAGGAGTGGGAACGCAGTGACTGGGACCAAGGAAGTGGAGGAGgaaaaaagaagaagaaaacaAAGAAAAGGGACaaggtttgtttgtgtgtgtagctcTCTGTTGTgtattgagtgtgtgtgtgtattgagtgtgtgtgtgtgtgtgtgttccgtAGAAGAGCTCTGCAGAGGTTAAAGGTCAGACAACGCCGGGTCCAGTGGAGCCTCAGAGTGACTTATTAGCAGCTGAGATACACAAGCATGCAAGTGCCAGTGTCTCTAAGGGCCTGGGGGAACAGATCCTCTTCTCTGCCCTCGGTGCTAGGCACTCCTCCATGGTGTGTGTCAAGAATATattgtgtagctctttgaAAAACTTATCAAATGTTGTTTCTTTCGGAGCAAAAAAAGCACGGGCTATAATAGCCTTAATTAGTGATTTCTCCGAAAAGTAGCTATTTCAGTAGCTGTCTTTGATGGTTGAGTTATGACTATCCcattacaaataattataaagaatgtgtactgtgtattgtGTGACCCCCCACAGCTGGACATAGCCGCCAGTGTTCCCGGCTCAAGGATATCTCTAAACATGAGCAGTGAGGGGGAAGATGACGATGATGACTTCAATACCGCTATCTCCATGGTAACTGGGACCCCCCTGAAGGGCAACGCAAAGCTACAACAGTCAAAATCATTTGATTTAAGTATGTCATTGCTGCAATAATCTGTGAcatagtaataataataataattatgtgtttggtTGCTATAGGTGCCATTGGGAAAGAGGCGGAGGAaccaaagaagaagaagaagaagaaagaGAGAGCCACGGATTCTTCTGCGTCTGATACCAAgaagaaagaaaagaaaaatcgcaaaggaaaagaaaagaaagagCAGACAGAGCAGGAGAAACGCCAACAAGAACAAAAGGATTTGGAACAAAAAGAGAAACTAAAGAAAGAACAAGAACTGAGGGAAATAGAGCGAAGGGAGCAAGAAAAGAGAGATCGTAAAGAACAAGAAAAGCAGGAACTAGAGCGGAGAGAGCAAGAAAAGAGAGGTCGCAAAGAACAAGAGAAGCAGGAATTGGTGCGAAGGGAGCAAGAAAAGAAAGATCGTAAAGAACAAGAGAAGGCACTGAAAGTCAGGAAAGAACAAGAGAAGAAGGAACGTCGTGAGCAAGAGAAACGTGAGAAACAAGAGGTAAAGGTTCGGGAGAAAGAGCTTAAGGCGCAAGCCAAGAAAGGTATGTCGTCATGGTAATGGCTGCTAGGTTACTAgcgttgtgtgtatgtgtgtacagagaAGAAGATAACATCTGTTGAGGTAAAGGCTCCTCTTGTGTCAACCACACTCCCCGGGGCGCCCCCCACAGAGCCCCACAGATCACCCCCCACCTCACAAGTAAGCGACCCGACCACCTTCTCCATCACTCCTCGTGAGGACCAGAAGCCAACGCAACGCAAGTtcgccccaccccctccagtcAACACAGGGCCAAAGGAGGTAGCAAACAAGGTAACAATGTTTGACACTGAGAGCGAGAGCGAGAGCGAGGATGAGAAGGTCAAAGTTCAGAAGCCCCCCAAGACCACAGGAGGTGAATGATTACGTGTGTGTATAATCATTATGTTATGTTCTGCAGGATTTGACATGGTACCAAAACCAGTCCATCCACCACCCCCGCAGAAGTAAGTACTAgttccacacacacccactcacactccacccacccacacacgtccactccacacacatagTGAGGTCCACTACATAGAATCCGATGACCAGAGCTTGGATATATTTGGAGTAGACGGACTGGCAGAATTGAACGATGCTCTCAGAGAACTGTCAAACATTCAATCGTACACAGGTTATTAGAACAACTGTGGTTATTGTTTTGTATTAATTAACTAGCACTTTTAACTTTCTGTGTAGCATTATTTAAATTCATGTAAGATACTCCAGTTGGTCCCCACCTTTCTTCATCGTTGCCTGCCTCTACTCTCTCCTGCAGAGCCAACACCAGTGCCCGCTAAGAAGGTGTCCGTAGCAGTTACCGTAGCAACCAAGCAGCGAGAGAGTACGAGGAGCACGTTGGAGAAAGGTGTGGGATTCAAGAAAACATCGAgtggtacgtgtgtgtgtgtgcatgtgggtggtgtgggtggtgtgactgtgtgggtgtgtgcataTTTACATAGTTGGGTACAATGTTAGTAAAGTTTGTACTAATACTTGTGGAATGTCAGGTGGTTCTGGTAGCTctggaagtgggcgtggtcagcTCCCTAATGAGAGGCGTGGCAATCCCCCCACTGGGGGGCGTGTGTCAGGGGGTATGACAGTAGTAGGGACTGGAACCAACGCTAACCTCACGTCCACCAATATCCAAGGTAACCTGTCAGTGTATGCTAGCTCTCATCTCATTGGTCGCTGTAGTAGAGGGTGGCTACTCGTCAAACTTTGAGGAGAATGTGCTGAACATTTTGAAGGGATTGACGGACACTATGCAACAGATGAGATCCAACCCGTCAGTCACCCAGTCAGAGGTACAAAGGTCAAGTTTGTGTGGGTAAACTTTGACCCCACACCCTCCCCCTATAGATCAAGCAACAGGAGATCCTTCAACAACAGATGATTCAAAACCTGATCTCCTACAGTGAGAATAATCCTCAACTGACCAGCAAGCTACTGCTCATGTTGAAACAAGAGCagaaaccaacagactacgtgcaggtacacacacaacctccccccccccagcgAGTACAATCATGTgataccccccccacacacacacacacacagagtgatgCTACTAAGAGTGCTTTTGAGATGTTGGAGCAGAAGTTGCTGGAGGCTCAGGAGGTGCAGTCAAGGCATGCCAAGGATTATATACGCACACAAGAAGAGTTCCAACAAGCCATGTACCTGAAGTTAGAGGAGCAGGCACAGCAACAGCTCAAGGTAAGGgacgcccaccacacacacacatacacgcccacaccatgcacacacacaacactacaGCTGATTCAAAGCAACTTTGAGAAGTATTCGCACTTGTTGAATGAGAGGACACcaaaaaagaagaagaagagcAAGAGCAAGAGCAAGAGCAAGAATAAGCACAAGAGACAGAGTAGTTACTCTGATGATGGCACCTCCAGTGAGTCAGACGATGGTCTGGTGCAGCCAATGAAGCAAACCTCAGTCTCAAAACCAGCTGTAAGccaacacacacgcacacgcacacgcacaccacgcacacacacacacacacacacgcacacacacgcacacgcacaccacgcacgcacacacacacgcacacacacacacacacacacacgcgcacacacacacacacacacacacacccacacacacacacacacacacacacacccacacacacacccacacacacacacacacacacacacacacacacacacacacacacacacacccacacccacacacacacacacacacacacacacacacacacacacacacacacacacacacacacacacatacacacgcagtATAGTTATGTATAGCTagaatgtaattataattattgactaaCATATTACTACAGGTGAGGACAATGCAAGCAAGGATCTATCATCAGGACATGCTGGATGAAGAGTCTATGAGAACCTCATCTTCCTCATCCCTCACTGGCAAGCTAAGAGGTGTGGTCACCattacccctccccccctgtgtgtgtacgtgtgtgtgtgtgtgtgtgtgtgtgtgtgtgtgtagagaaGAAGCTAAGTAGAGACAAACTGCGGAAACAGGACACCTCACTCAACTTTGATAGGACAACAGAAGCTCTCAAGCGTTTTGAGAGTGTCACCGCTCCCATTGATGAGgacgatgatgatgatggtgggtgtgtcagtgggtggggcttatacatatatataatcTCTTTGTGTAGATGAGATGCAGCATGCTCAGCGGATGCGACCTGTTACTCTCAAGAAAGCTGACATCATGAAGATTTCTAAGCAAGTGAGAGCACAGCCGCTGAACTAGACTGTATATAAGCCATGCCTTTGCTTGTCCTACTATCCCCATGCACACTCGTTCCTCCTTTATTTCCCATCTTCCAGAGAGAGATGGAGAAGGCCGTCACCTTCAACGCAGCAGCTGTGGTTAACAAGAGTGCAGCTGTGGTTAGCTTCTCTGAGAGCAGTCAGCAGCAAAGCAAGGCCCATATGATGAGGATAGGGGGAGGCGGTCCAGAGGCTAGAGGTGAGGACACACCCCTTTTAATGCTGTCCGATATGATTGGTAATTACAGGTCCGAGACACGAGAAACCCTTGGAGAAATTTGACAGCAAATACGGGGTatgtaataatatatatacccacacaccctcacactcttcacacacacccccacacctcacaGAACCATGTAGAGACCAACGAACACAAGAAGAACTTGCAGCCCGTGGATTCAACGATTGAGGGGGCGGGAGGAGAGTTGGCCAACAttctcaagaaccaacagcaAAGGATTGAAAATAGGGactgatgacatcatcatgaCATCACTTATAGAGACTTAGAAACTGTGCACATGCAAACACTTGGTATATAATATTGTTTATTAAGTATATATGTAAATTTGCTGACACATTTTCGTGTTTAAGATTAAACGTGTAAACAACATCAACAACAATAACATAATAATGAAACAAGATGAATAAAATAGCATGTGATAGTCTTATAAGTCATGTGACACAGAGTTCATGTTCAGCCGTACAGTTTCCGGGATTCTACCTCTTCTTTGTGTGCTCGTGAAGCCATATGAGCAGAGTATGGTTTGGGTCCATTGAGCCTCTtgtcacacacctcacagtaATGGCGGTCACTACTACTACGAGAATACGCTGACACGTACGCCTACAAGGAACAACACACTTATATACCAGCCACCAATACAGACGATCCACATCACCTGAGCTTTGGGGGCGGGGCCAAATCCAATACCCTGAGAGGCAGACTTCTCCAACGATAGTCGTTTCACTCTTTCCTTCCTTTCTTCCTCCTCAGACTTGAGAGACGACAGTTGCAGCCATGGCAGGCACTGCACAAATGAacaaggcaataattattattagcacctaggctttcagaaaatcattgaaattggattaACGATACCGAAGTCTCTCATTGTAaccaatggtttggggactcttttcagttgaattccgtggatccaatttcatgattttctgaaagagacctttcaaatggcaCCATCAATGCATTTTGAGAGATAACAGAATTTTTGGCGATActatggataatagcccatggtccgagagcgaaaaataacaaattatgACTCGATTTGGAGCCTCTTTTAgatgccataacttgaattttgTAGATCCAATGTTAAacattttttgattttctgaaaccTTAGAAAAGACTTTTCAAATGGAAGTTTTATTTGAgcgataaaagtatttgccaatttggcgataccatggataatagcccatggtccgagggcgaaaaataacaaattatggccccatctaaattttggatttaaacacataatttgaaAGTTATCTTTCTAAGCTCCCAGAAAATTCTTTTAAAAGTAAAATTGGACAATCCCAACTATAGTTACAGACAATCACAGTGAGCTATCTGTTTTGCTCACTTCTTCTTTGATGATGACATAAGAAGCCGGGACATAGCCAGTTTCCATGTCCTCATTCCTGACCTTCCACCAGTGCTCGTTGTCAGGGTGCTCTCCGCACAGTACCAGGAGCTGTCCTGcatgaaaccacacccactagttaccacacccactacattGTTTGTGTGCATACCTTTCTCCAGGGACATCTCGGGAAAGCCTCCAGGAGAGTTAGGGTCAGCTGTGTACTTGTGCATCGCTATGAGCAGCTTTGTGGGATCTGAGGATACAAACCACTCAGTAATATACTCCTAGTCcttaattaaattaaataatGATTCATTGTTATTTTTAATAAATATTCAATACTTGCCTTCTTTTTTGCTGGGGGGCTCAGATGACGCACTGCTCTGAGTTCCAGGTTTCCTAGGCACCAGGCTTTCAGACAGAGCAAGGAGACCTCTCCCCCGACCTTTAGAGTAGGAGAAACTGTTGATCACTGTCGCCATTCCTTTGGCTTTGGCTTGCATGCCACGTGGGTGCAGAGGTCTTGAAACAGCTTGTTACAAAAACGACCTTTGCCTGATTCAAAATCCAGTGTACATTGAACAGTCTACAGGATCTCTGGAGGAGGGTAAAAAATGGCCGGTATGTGTCTACCACTGTGTGGAGAATGAGAGTTAAAATGTCTGCTTTGTCTGTTTAGAGGGCAAGGCTGCCAGGAAGAATCGCAAGAGACGAGACAAGAAACCGTGTGTCGGTGGTGGTTTCACGCTGGAGGAGGAGGTGCCAGGGAAGAGGCCTCCCAGCCCTCTTTTAGTAGACCCTCTGACTGACCTACAGAGACAGTTGGTCCAGGCCAAGGCTGACAAGGTGAGCAGCCAGCCACTGTGTGTGCAgctactagtgtgtgtgtgtgtgtgtgtaggaccATGACAAAGCTCAGGACCTGAGGCACAGGATATGGGTACTACAAGACACTCTGCAACTTGGACAACCACCGTAGGTCATATAGTGGTAAGCATGTTGTTACAGTATGACCACTCTCAGGTCTAGCGCTCCGGCAGTGGATCTCGGGGCTCTCatctcacacactccacctaAGGTACCCCCTcttcacacctcacacacacacacacctcacacccacacatacctcacactacacacacagcagcCCCAGGCTACAGCCTCCTCTGATCCGACAGAGAAGAAGCTGCTCAAGCTGAGAAGGAAGATGGAACAGATAACTTCCCTCAAACAGAGAGTGGCCAATGGAGAGAGCTTGGAGAGGACACAGGTAATGTAGTGACCCATGGTGTACAGCCTGTATCCCCCTCCCCCATCATGCAGCTACTCAAGATAAGCACAGAAGAAGAGGTACAGGAAGAAATAGATATTATAGAGGAACTGCTCAGAACACAATCTTTTATTTAGATGTAATTTTTTAAATGATGTGTAACATTTGTTGGAGCCCTAATTCGTCATTTTTCTCTTGCATAAATTTCAATGTTACATAAACCGTTTTCTAATGACAATGTTATTAAGTCAATCTAACACAAGCTGAGTGGTACAAACGATAAAATGTTACTTAGCTATAAAAAGATGATGAAGTTTGTTATGTCTTTGCTTTACTAATAATACCTTCTTTGCGGTCTCGCTTGCCCAGCTCTAACAGTGTTCATTTGTATGTTGGCTTGACCAGTGTACTGTGCTTGTCGTGTTTGTCTTGCATGTGTGCGTGGGCGTTGGCCTTGACGAGATACTCCATTGAAGGTCATCATTCTGTTAGCACCAGCCCCCCCATTGCTCGCTGGCCGGGGGGGATTGGATCGACTGCTCGACTGGAACGTTTGATGGTAAGGTTGTGCAGGACGCATCATAGGAATCATGACTGGTACAACTTGCACCAACGGTCTTCCTTTGTTCCTCTTTTGCttccttttctttttctttagTTGCGGATGGTGGCTTGGATCCAATACGTCTTCTTCTTCGTCCTCTTCTTCAGGAATGGAGTCCAGCTCCTCGTGGCGTGGTGTAGCTCGTAACATGGAGTCGTCAATGTCGTCCTGTGTCAGCTCATCTCCTTCAATCTTCACTCGGAAGGGGCTTCCCGGAACGTGCAAGTCGGTCCATTTGATGGTAACCAAGTACTCTCCAGGTTTCCGTGGGTCATAACGAGCTATCAGTGTTCTCACATCTCGCTGATCGGCTGGTTTGATATCGATTTTGAATGCATCTTTAACTCCATGCAGCCTCACTTTGAGCGTGCCTGCTCCAGCATTTCTAGTCTCGATAGTGAATGAACTTGCTCTTCCAACCTGGCCATCCTCTAAACCAGGTCCAAAAGCCCTGCATTTTGAAGCATCTGCTCCAGGAAACACTTTGAGGAGAAAAGGACTTGCTTGGATGTGCTTTCCAGACCACTTGACGCTCACACGGTACTTGCCGTGTCGTACTGGATCCAACATGATGTCCCAGGCGCCCTTCTTGTCAGCCTTAGCCATGTACACTCGTGCCTCTGATCCTCCTGGACCCACTGCTTTCACGCTCAGTGAACCAGTACCACCCTCCGAAGCATCAACCGTGAAATCAATCGGTTTGCCAATAGTTAGAACTGCTTGTGGCTCAGTGGCTGGTccgtacatgtagcagtttaGAGCGTCAGGTCCGGGTGTGGCCGTCAGTCTGAAGGGACTGCCAGGAATATGGTGACCTCCTGCTAAGATCGTGACAAGATAAGCACCTGCTAGTTGAGCAAGGTATGCAATGTTGTACGTGCCATTGGAATTATCTCGAGCTCGGACTTTGCACTCCACATTGTTGACAACTCCGGCTACTTTGATTTGCAGATTTCCGTCTTCTAGTAGTCCTTCTTGTTTGGCCAGAACCACGAACTGAGCAGGTACTCCAGTGTATGCTTCCTGCAGTCCACTACCAGTGGCACTGATGCCTTTAGAATCAAATGCAGACACAATCATTTGAAAGGGGCTCTTAGGGATGTCAAAACCGCCGTATTGTATAGTGATCTCGTGATTACCAACTTCCCACGGTGTGAATCGAACAGCATATGTGTATTCATCAGTAGAGCGAATGTCAGCCGTGTACTTTGCACTTGGTCCGGAAGCTTTCACCGTTGGCTTGATTTCATCGCTTTCTTTGCCCATTATGACAACTTTGAATTCCACTGGCTTTCCAACAACACCTGTCTTGAGGTTTCCGCCAGCTCGGCACTTTTTTGGATCGCATACGGTAACTCGGAACGGATTGCTTGGAATAAACGAGTCATGGAATTGTATTCCGACGAGGTAATCACCACTTTTCTGTGGTGTAACTTCGAGCGTTTGCATACCGTTCTTGTTGACAGGAAGCACAACAGTATCGAATGGTGCTGCTCCCACACCGTCTGCTGAGACAAACTCCAAATCTCCAACTCCAGCGTTCTTCATGTCCACAGTGAACTTGTATGGATCTCCCATCTTTAAGTACTTGGGAAGCAAACCCACCGGCTTGCATTGAGAGGGGTCTGCCACTTCCACTTGGAATGGACTACCCTCAACGAGCATGTTGACACAGGCCACTTCAATACGATACACTCCAGGCAGTGTGGGCGTGAACGTAGCATCACCTTTGTTACCGTCGATCTTCTTGAATCGGATAGGGATCTGTATATCATCGAGGAAAGCCGTCATGAGCAGTACATCAAGAGAGGCTCCCTCAGCTGCAATACTGAACGTAGCTCCTTCAAACGTACGATAGATTTTCTTGATTGGTTTCTTTGTCACTCGATAGTTGCCGCTATCCACAACCGTGTAGGGTATCGACAAATGACGGAGCTCATCACAGTTCCAGAATACTCTGAGAACAGGTTTGCCTGGTTTTGTGGGTGTGTATTCGAGTGTTAGAGTGGAGTCTGGTTGCTTCCGAACGAGGGCTTTGATTTCGGTCCCATCGTTGTAGTCCAAACTGGCCTCTAGTGTTCCAGGCCCAGCCTTCTTAGCCTGGAGACTCAGGGAGATGGGGACGTTGACTCGGCAAAGCTTCGAGTGGTGCTCAAAGTCGATGAAACGTATGAGAGTGGAATCGGTGACGTTGATTGTGAATGGGCTGTTTGGAATGGGAGTGTCGGACCAGAGGATGTCGATATGGATGGTACCAGAGGACGGTGGGGTGTACGAGATCATGGCCACTGCAGGAGATATTTCACTGAACGAGAACTTGACTTTCTCCCCATCATTGTAGTAGGCATCGATGGATAGTTTCCCTGGACCTGCTTGGGTTGTGTCAATCTGGAACCGTGTCTGTTTGAGAGTGGTAGCCTTCGAAATACCATCTCCAGTTACTCGTATCTCGTCCGGTAGAGCTCTTAGTTGTCCCGTTCTCAGCCGCAGGATATAGGTCATAACTTGCAGCTCCTCCACTTGCGCCTTGGCTAGCTGATCGGGCTTCAGGTTGGGTTGAATGCCTAATCTCCTGTCGCAAGCATCGAAAATCGTCTGAATGTTTTCTACTCTTTTCTCGGGATTTATAGCATCTCCAAAAGCCTCTGGTAGAAGGTAGGGGAACCGTGCTTCAGTGAGTGCAGCGAGGGCCCGTCCATCCGACCAATCACTGATGAAGTTGGACACACCAATATGGGGGATTTGTTTCTTGACCCACTTGAGCAGTTGAGCTTTGGCTGGCTCTACAAAGTACGAGAGATACGTCATCATGCTCAGTTCATCCATTGAAGAGTTGGATAGGTCGTCAGCCGATATCAGTTTGGGGATCTTGAGATGATCGTGAGCGACTTTTAATCCGAGGAGACAGTTACCACGACGCTTGGTGGGGTCAAGGGTCATGACGTTAGAGGCCAATCCTGGTTTCACCTCGTTGATTAGTGCAACCAAAGCTCTGTAGAAAAGTGTGTATAGTTAAaacagtattattataatgataattattgcaaaccTTCCATCGCTCCAATCAGATGTGACGTTGGATATTTTCCAGGAGGGTAGGAGGGCTTGCAACCATTCCACCATGACCACCTTGGTGGAGACACGAGTGCCTGTACATGAGGAATGTCAGcattctaataattatactgtatggggtttaattatataatgagGTATGTAAATCACTCGTTTGGGATGCCaactattgcatgcatgtttggTTCAAAGTGGGTCAATGATTAACTTCCAGAAAAGCAATGAATGCTATCAAAACTGCTTAATTCATGAAGTGTGCTTCTGGAGCATTATAGTTATGGCCATACCAGCTCTTTAACTTACCTATCATTCTGAGCTGGTATTTCTGAACGAGGGTCCAAATAAGCCCCAGAATGAGCTTGAGGTCACCGTTGAAGATGTTGTGGCTCCCTGCGAGAATGGAGAGCATACCAATGAGTAATTATATGCAGCAGAGAGCCTAGCTAATGGAACTACTGGATATGCTGAATAATGTAcgcacacaaacgcacacggACTTttttgtagatctatattgcTACGTAGCTAAATTATTTCACGAGATTGCTCTCACCAATTCCAATGACTTTGATTTTCTCTTTATGTAGGAAATCAAACACCAGGTCTAGGTTGACCATCTTGTGAGCTGTTACCTTCGGGTTCTTAGTGTACCCTctgatcttcttctttgtcAGGTTCTCGAGCAACTT
The Halichondria panicea chromosome 11, odHalPani1.1, whole genome shotgun sequence DNA segment above includes these coding regions:
- the LOC135344431 gene encoding uncharacterized protein LOC135344431 isoform X1, which gives rise to MSQEPSQKLSGGITPEPPVEMPPAHIAVTRNNVDQLSELVASGEILVDPGNQETVLHAAVRAGSGDAVKYILREKLVSPTALSVAGHTAAHYAALYNQLDLLKVVLTYDSGLSHQLAHQTDETGLSLLSLAALGGNKDMAEWLLEGYPDLANVANSNGNLPVHFAAAQGQLSIVKLLVTKCGRDMAETQDSRQTRPVYFAAQEGRMKVLDYLINELGVDGVAKDKDNMSCVHAATQGNHPTTVKWLVNKLGTSFITDKTTDGATPLHMAASQGNLDILRFFLDRLENEGDVNIQDSIQATPAHDAAEFGQTQAMILLLKAGADLSIQDYVNKTPQQLAVEQEHTELANLISDYRKGGLPAIAKYEKRKKRSREDDREKGRSDARTSRQEAMELSTVIQATAEVVDKRREQTLQRQESLKKMNEVGLEDQSKEPLVNGGHGNGGRGRSRGRGRSAEENDIEHHLGPLGGIYARPNKTAGRSKSGSKHNSDIEDFIDETMSHRSYSSHKHRSPPYRMPPGMEEGPYTAINHETASNVSRPSRVKRYHDSDSEVSSFAGSAGHFYHSGHYPMPMGGGYGQFPPPLPPPRGTRSIASSKGSSYAGGAPRMPPYGGMPYGYLPNMYYGYHPPYAGGPGYPPQAGSRYPPQGGPRYPPQHYGMPMYGPPPGLYLQRHRLHHQQMVGRKAQLLNKKKKKGQTPSYDASAEHSGTHTPRKHTDQDMGYGPSMLGAKMKAGDDHVFHPPAPPITQTDGSMEAHHEVVPHDSNFIMAKRTDDGSTIRKIGETTLNPNQHQREYDGRYDKYIMTDSESDTDLPEHVGVACAAESVAIVAIGCVAGLRGLAKMRKDKPSKVVAASDKPRLSSAWDDTLDRGGSKGQHEGSSTAIDDPLLRGMSPEEFASHEEWERSDWDQGSGGGKKKKKTKKRDKKSSAEVKGQTTPGPVEPQSDLLAAEIHKHASASVSKGLGEQILFSALGARHSSMLDIAASVPGSRISLNMSSEGEDDDDDFNTAISMVTGTPLKGNAKLQQSKSFDLSAIGKEAEEPKKKKKKKERATDSSASDTKKKEKKNRKGKEKKEQTEQEKRQQEQKDLEQKEKLKKEQELREIERREQEKRDRKEQEKQELERREQEKRGRKEQEKQELVRREQEKKDRKEQEKALKVRKEQEKKERREQEKREKQEVKVREKELKAQAKKEKKITSVEVKAPLVSTTLPGAPPTEPHRSPPTSQVSDPTTFSITPREDQKPTQRKFAPPPPVNTGPKEVANKVTMFDTESESESEDEKVKVQKPPKTTGGFDMVPKPVHPPPPQNEVHYIESDDQSLDIFGVDGLAELNDALRELSNIQSYTEPTPVPAKKVSVAVTVATKQRESTRSTLEKGVGFKKTSSGGSGSSGSGRGQLPNERRGNPPTGGRVSGGMTVVGTGTNANLTSTNIQVEGGYSSNFEENVLNILKGLTDTMQQMRSNPSVTQSEIKQQEILQQQMIQNLISYSENNPQLTSKLLLMLKQEQKPTDYVQSDATKSAFEMLEQKLLEAQEVQSRHAKDYIRTQEEFQQAMYLKLEEQAQQQLKLIQSNFEKYSHLLNERTPKKKKKSKSKSKSKNKHKRQSSYSDDGTSSESDDGLVQPMKQTSVSKPAVRTMQARIYHQDMLDEESMRTSSSSSLTGKLREKKLSRDKLRKQDTSLNFDRTTEALKRFESVTAPIDEDDDDDDEMQHAQRMRPVTLKKADIMKISKQREMEKAVTFNAAAVVNKSAAVVSFSESSQQQSKAHMMRIGGGGPEARGPRHEKPLEKFDSKYGNHVETNEHKKNLQPVDSTIEGAGGELANILKNQQQRIENRD